From the Oxalobacter vibrioformis genome, the window AATTTCTTAAGAGCAGTAAATGTAAAAGCAGGTAAAGTTTTGTAAAGGCTCGGGGGCCGATTATGGATCAGGGCAAACGGATATCTGGAAAACAGGGCCATACGACATATAATGAGTGCTTTCCCGGATATCCCTTCTTTTATTCCGCTACGGAATGCTGAATATATGAACACAATCAACTACCTGAACATGGATGAAGGTAAAGCTGTCCTGTCAACACCGGACGAATTTACTGAAAAAGCAATTAACAATATGAGTGCCTGGCTTTCCAGTGCCGTAAAGAGTCAGAAATTTGTCTCGCTGCCTGAACCCTTGAGTGAATACAATGCCCTGGTGGACAAGGGCGATGATGGGCTGGTGTGCTCGATTTATGCCCCGGCCAGCCTCATACCGCCTGACGTATTGAGCAAAAGAGGGGAGGAAGTGATGCCCGAGGGCGTCCCCCTGCTGATTTTTGGTGTTGCCCTTGATGAGGGAAAAAGCCTGTGGAATTTTTTCACGCAGGGCTTTTACACGGGTGACAGGGTGATCCCGATGCCGCCGGAACCCTGGGTGACCGTTATGCCATACCAGATGTATCGCTATATTCCCGATCCCGGTCAAATTGTCCGCTTTCAGAAATGTGTTGCCCGTGCCTGGTTTGATGTGCAGAAAAAATCGCATTAAACCGCGATGCCCGCCGCCCGCACAAAAATCACATAGACGCCAAATTTAATGCTATATATTGCATTAAATTAAATATATAACCAACTGATATTAAAAAACATATTCCAGCTTATATTGTCGTTGTAAAGCCCGGCCTGATTTCTGAAAAACAAAAGGATGAAATCGCTGCGCATAATTAACGGCAGTATTCGTGGCGACAGGACCAAAGAACAGCGCCAAAGCCTGATGCTCGCCAGGTATTGCCTGAGCCAGGCAGGGAAAAGGCACGGTTTGACGCTTTGCCGCCAGATCTGCAGGCTTATCTGAGCAGCCTGGGTGTCAGCAAAGATAATTTTGCCCTGTGAAAAGACGGGGCCACGCCATCGTTATTGCCCCTTTTTTACCGGCGGGAGGCGCAAACCGGGCATTGAGGACTGCGCTCGATTAGGATTTCGGTCCATTGCATTTTCAGGGCATCCAGCAACAGCAATCTGCCGGACAGTGATTCTCCGATGCCGGCAATCAATTTCAGGGCTTCTGCCGCCTGTATCGTGCCGATTGCGCCTATCATCGGCGCAAAAACACCAAATTGGGCCGCCTTCCTGTCGGTAAAATCCAGATCGGCAGAATACAGGCATGAATAACAGGGGGCATCGGCCCGGCGTAAATCAAACACGCAGACCTGCCCGTCAAATCTCAGCGCAGCACCGGAAACCAGCGGTATTTTCCTGGCAACACATGCGTTGTTAATCACATGCCGCGTCGCAAAGTTGTCCGAGCAATCCATCACCAGTGTGACATCTTGTAAAAGCGCATGTATGAGGCCGGTATCCAGACGGCTCGTCACCGGGATAACCTCCACATCCGGATTGAGTTGCCTGATGGTCATCGCGCCGGATAAAGCCTTGTTTTCGCCAATTCTGTCCGTGGGGTGCAATATCTGGCGCTGGAGATTGCTCAGTTCCACCCTGTCATCATCAACAAGGGTGATTTTCCCGATACCGGCAGAAGCCATGTAGTAACAGGCAGGAGACCCCAGCCCGCCTGCGCCGACAGCGAGAATATGGGCGCGCCTGATTTTTTCCTGCCCGCTTTCACCAAGCTCATCCAGCAGGATATGGCGGGAATACCTTTCCCGGCTTTGAGTGTTTTCCGTATCCGGAAAAGATTGCCTGACAGTCATTTCAGAACACCATCCTTGTCATTGCGTTATTTCATATACAGATCATGCTGCATTCAGCGCATACACAGATCGGCAGGGTTTTCGGAGCTGCCCAGATCTTCAAGCGTCATGCTGTCAAAATAGGCGCTGGTAGCCTGATGCAGCCCCTCCCAGAACCTGAGCGTCGTGCAGTGGGCTGCGCGGGGGCAGGTGTTGGGTTGCTGTTCCAGGCAGGCGATAGGGGCAAGATTTCCCTCAATGGCGCGTATGACGTCCCCCGGCGTGTATTCTGATGGCTTTTTTGCCAACCGGTATCCGCCTTGCGGACCGCGGGAACTGACAAGCAGCCCCGCGCGGGTCAGGAAGATGACGATCTGTTCAAGATATTTGACCGAGATATCCTGTTTTTTCGCAATATCCTTGAGGGCGACAAACTCACCAGCAGGAACAGACACAAGATCCAGCATCAAACGCAGGGCATAGCGTGTTCTTGTCGAAAACTTCATCAGGCTCTCCCATTACCTCTGTTTGTAAAAACAGGCCATGATAACGCGTCACATCGAAAAATCAGGCCGCGATGTTCTCAAACAGGACAGATGACAGATAACGCTCTCCGGCATCAGGCAGGATGACAACAATGGTTTTGCCTGCAAATTCGTCAAGTGCAGCCAGCCTTGCCGCCACGGCAGCTGCCGCACCCGAAGAAATACCGCAGAGAATTCCTTCCTCCCTGGCAAGCCTTCTGGCAAAATCAATGGCTTCCTCGTTGCCGACTTGTTCGACGCGGTCAAGCAGTGACAAATCCAGTGTTTCAGGAATAAACCCGGCACCAATGCCCTGGATTTTATGAGGCCCCGGCTTGATAGCCTGCCCTGCCAGTGCCTGGGTAAGAACAGGGCTTCCGGCCGGTTCAACCGCAACGGACGTTATTGCCTTTCCTTTCTGGTGTTTGATAAACCGTGAAATACCGGTGATGGTGCCGCCGGTTCCCACACCGGCGACAACGGCATCAACTGCGCCATCCGTATCCTTCCATATCTCAGGCCCGGTTGTGGCTTCATGAATGGCAGGATTGGCCGGATTTTTGAATTGCTGCGGCAGGTAATACTGCGCGGGGTCCGAAATGGCAATTTGTTCGGCCAGCCTGATTGCGCCACCCATGCCTTTTTCACCAGGCGTGAGACGTAACGTTGCGCCAAGCATTGCCAGCACCTTGCGTCTTTCCACGCTCATTGTTTCCGGCATGGTCAGGGTGATTTTGTAGCCTCTTGCTGCAGCAATATAGGCTAGGGCGATACCGGTATTACCGCTTGTTGGCTCAACAATTTCCATTCCTGGCCTGAGGATTCCTTTTTTCTCGGCATCCAGGACAAGAGCAGCGCCAAGACGGCATTTGACAGAGAAAGAAGGGTTTCGCCCCTCGATTTTTGCCAGAACAGTTGCCTGATTGCCCACAATGCGGTTGATCCGTACCAGCGGCGTATTGCCGATTGATTGTGAGTTGTCCTCAAATATCCGTGCCATGATAAAACCTTTCTTCCTGATAAATTAGGGCAGCCCGAATGAGGGGATGCCTGATGAAAATATACCTATGCGGAGACGCTTTCCCTCAATCCCTTTTCCAGTGCCTGACAGATATCAGCAAGCAGGTCAACTGGCGCTTCCAGGCCCACGGAAAGGCGGACCAGGTTGTCGCCGATGCCGCGGCGGGCCCTTTCTTTTGGGGGCATGGCAGCATGCGACATGGTTGCCGGATAAGTCATGATGCTTTCCACACCGCCCAGGCTCACAGCAATAAGGGGAAGATGAACATTGCGCAGGAAAGCCCGGGTAAGGGCTGGACTCTCCAGCTCAAAAGACAGAATGCCTCCTCCGCCTGACGCCTGTTGCGCATGGATTTCCCGGCCAGGATGCCCGACAAGCGCGGGGTAATGAACGCGGATTACCTGAGGCAGGGATTGCAGTTGTTCTGCCAGCCAGCCAGCCGCATCCTGTTCAGCAGCGAGACGCACACCCAGTGTTTTCAGCCCGCGCATCAACAGCCAGCAGTCCTGCACGCCCGGCACGGCGCCAAAAGCATTCTGGATAAACCGGATTCTCTCGCCCAATTCGCGTGATCCTGCGACAACAATACCTGCCACCACATCGGAGTGCCCGTTCAGGAATTTCGTGGCGCTGTGAATGACCAGGTCAAAACCGTGTTTTAACGGCTGCTGCAAAAAAGGCGTCGTGAATGTGCCATCAGCAATGGCCAGCAATCCATGCTTTCTGGCAATCGCCGATACCGCATCAAGGCCAGTAATCCGCAGCAGGGGATTGGACGGTGTCTCAATGAGAATTGCCCGGGTGGAAGCAGTTACAGCCGCTTCGATTTGCGCCGGGTCTGTCGTATCCACAAAGCTGGTTTTGAGTCCCCACCGCGAAAACATCTCCGTCAATGCCCGATAGGTGCCGCCGTAAATGTCTGTGCCGGCGATAAGATGATCGCCGGGCTGGAAAAGAAGCAGAGTAGAGGAGAGGGCGGCCATGCCGGAAGAAAAGGCGAGCGCCATGGCGCCCCCCTCGATTTCAGCCATCGCCTTTTCCAGCGCGTCGCGGGTCGGGTTGCCGCTGCGGGCATAGTCATATTGCGCCGGGTTTTCCGGATCAGGCTGGGAATAGGTCGAAGCAAGATAAATCGGCACACTTGATGCGCCTGTGGCGGGATCACGATCCTGTCCCGCATGGATCAACAGGGTAGAAAATTCCATGGTTTTCCTTTTCATGTCATGGCGTGTTTCAGGTCGGCAATGAGGTCATCCACATGCTCGATGCCAACAGAAAGGCGCAGCAGGCGCTCATTGATGCCAAGGCGCTCCCGGACATCCCCGGGTATGTCAGCATGTGTCTGGACAAGCGGGTAGGTAATCAGCGACTCTACGCCTCCCAGGCTTTCGGCAAAAGAAAAGACCCGGACCTTTTTCAGGATGTCAGGAATGCGTTCGGGATCATCTGTTTCAAAAGAAATCATCGCGCCAAACCCTTTGGCCTGACGCTTTAAAAGCGCATGACCAGGATCGTCAGCAAGGCCGGGATAGCGCACATGGCAAACCTGTGGATGCGACGCCAGAAAGCGGGCAATTCCGAGGGCATTGTCCTGCTGCCGTTCAAGCCGGATTCCCAATGTTTTCAGGCCCCTTAAGAGCAGCCAGCAATCAAAGGGACCCAAAACAGCCCCCACCGCGTTTTGCATATAGGCGAGCCGAGCCCCCCATTCTTCTGTCCGGCAAATCACTGCGCCGGCCACCACATCATTATGTCCGCTCAGGTATTTAGTGGCACTGTACACAATCAGGTCGGCCCCATGATCGAAGGGGCGAAACAGGTAAGGTGTCAGGAAGGTGTTGTCAACAGCGAGCAAAGCGCCCGAACGATGTGCCAGCGAAGCCAGTGAACGGATATCCGCCACCCGCAAAAGCGGATTGGACGGGATTTCAACCAGTATCATTGCTACATTTCCCTGCAATAATGCAGCTTCCACAGCTTTTATGCTCGATGTATCCACATACACCGGCTCAAGCCCGGCAGGGCGGAAGAATTTTTCCACCAGCCGCACCGTGCCACCATAAGGGTCCTCCGTAATAATGACCCGCTTGCGCGGACCATCCTGAATCAGGCGGAAAACCGCATCCAGGGCCGCCATGCCGGAAGAAAAAGCACAGGCGCGGTTTCCGCCGTCCAGCGCGGCAAGCGTGCTTTCCAAGGCGGCACGGGTCGGGTTGGATGTCCTGGAATAGTCATATCCCGTGCTTTCACCAAGCGCTGGGTGGCTGAAAGTCGCCGATTGATAAATCGGCGCCGACAATGCCCCGGTGCGGGGATCGGAATGATTTCCCGCCTGAGCGAGCAAAGTGTCTGGTTGCATGGTTATATATAATTCCTATTAAACATGTAGGAATTATATATAACAAAAAACAAAAAGAAAGCATATTCCCTGTTTTTTTGAAAAACCGTCATTCTGACAAAGGGCATAAAAATAGTGAGGCGGACTTAGAAAAGCAGCCATGCCATTCGATCATTTTTTACTAATTTACATTAGGATAATGATGAAGATATTTGGTTTTTAATGTGATTTTAATGTTTTTTTTGCTTTGGCATTTGGAAAAACAGCGTACAGGCAATCTATCGGTTACGGATGATGCC encodes:
- a CDS encoding trans-sulfuration enzyme family protein encodes the protein MQPDTLLAQAGNHSDPRTGALSAPIYQSATFSHPALGESTGYDYSRTSNPTRAALESTLAALDGGNRACAFSSGMAALDAVFRLIQDGPRKRVIITEDPYGGTVRLVEKFFRPAGLEPVYVDTSSIKAVEAALLQGNVAMILVEIPSNPLLRVADIRSLASLAHRSGALLAVDNTFLTPYLFRPFDHGADLIVYSATKYLSGHNDVVAGAVICRTEEWGARLAYMQNAVGAVLGPFDCWLLLRGLKTLGIRLERQQDNALGIARFLASHPQVCHVRYPGLADDPGHALLKRQAKGFGAMISFETDDPERIPDILKKVRVFSFAESLGGVESLITYPLVQTHADIPGDVRERLGINERLLRLSVGIEHVDDLIADLKHAMT
- the cysK gene encoding cysteine synthase A produces the protein MARIFEDNSQSIGNTPLVRINRIVGNQATVLAKIEGRNPSFSVKCRLGAALVLDAEKKGILRPGMEIVEPTSGNTGIALAYIAAARGYKITLTMPETMSVERRKVLAMLGATLRLTPGEKGMGGAIRLAEQIAISDPAQYYLPQQFKNPANPAIHEATTGPEIWKDTDGAVDAVVAGVGTGGTITGISRFIKHQKGKAITSVAVEPAGSPVLTQALAGQAIKPGPHKIQGIGAGFIPETLDLSLLDRVEQVGNEEAIDFARRLAREEGILCGISSGAAAAVAARLAALDEFAGKTIVVILPDAGERYLSSVLFENIAA
- a CDS encoding RrF2 family transcriptional regulator encodes the protein MKFSTRTRYALRLMLDLVSVPAGEFVALKDIAKKQDISVKYLEQIVIFLTRAGLLVSSRGPQGGYRLAKKPSEYTPGDVIRAIEGNLAPIACLEQQPNTCPRAAHCTTLRFWEGLHQATSAYFDSMTLEDLGSSENPADLCMR
- a CDS encoding trans-sulfuration enzyme family protein; translated protein: MEFSTLLIHAGQDRDPATGASSVPIYLASTYSQPDPENPAQYDYARSGNPTRDALEKAMAEIEGGAMALAFSSGMAALSSTLLLFQPGDHLIAGTDIYGGTYRALTEMFSRWGLKTSFVDTTDPAQIEAAVTASTRAILIETPSNPLLRITGLDAVSAIARKHGLLAIADGTFTTPFLQQPLKHGFDLVIHSATKFLNGHSDVVAGIVVAGSRELGERIRFIQNAFGAVPGVQDCWLLMRGLKTLGVRLAAEQDAAGWLAEQLQSLPQVIRVHYPALVGHPGREIHAQQASGGGGILSFELESPALTRAFLRNVHLPLIAVSLGGVESIMTYPATMSHAAMPPKERARRGIGDNLVRLSVGLEAPVDLLADICQALEKGLRESVSA
- a CDS encoding HesA/MoeB/ThiF family protein, which codes for MTVRQSFPDTENTQSRERYSRHILLDELGESGQEKIRRAHILAVGAGGLGSPACYYMASAGIGKITLVDDDRVELSNLQRQILHPTDRIGENKALSGAMTIRQLNPDVEVIPVTSRLDTGLIHALLQDVTLVMDCSDNFATRHVINNACVARKIPLVSGAALRFDGQVCVFDLRRADAPCYSCLYSADLDFTDRKAAQFGVFAPMIGAIGTIQAAEALKLIAGIGESLSGRLLLLDALKMQWTEILIERSPQCPVCASRR